Proteins encoded together in one Corallococcus caeni window:
- a CDS encoding oligosaccharide flippase family protein, which produces MSASPKPAPSPSFLGRAGPLVLARLFTAGLTLSIPLVLARVLRLDEYGTYYQLFLIATTLSYVLPFGVAQSLYYFLPRAEAKRPYLGHALLFVTGAGIVAAGLVWAFLGHVAAYFNNPALMDHRAALALYTAFFLGSYPLEISLTSQGKTKASAVVYLASDAVRSGVMVLPPLLGFSLHGMMIAVACFAGLRYVATWVVSLRGSTGPLVDWKLFKEQLVYAAPFGAAMCLAIPQQNAHMYAVAGVVAPAVYALYRVGCFQLPVVDLLYTPTSEVLMVRLGELEREGRLEEGVEAFREAAGKLAYVFLPFAAFLFAAAPEFVGAMFGQKFLPAVPIFRVSVMGVVLAILPMDGTLRARGQTRAIFASYLVKAVVTVPLLWFGVKHFGMMGGIASWALAEVVGKGMLLMRVPQALSTPERKLGLKDVIPWRELGQASLAAVAAGGSIFLLRTGVHDTWMNLPTGFLWRVLPLAVAGLLFVVGYVVGLYAQGVRPWSALQSLRPRRAV; this is translated from the coding sequence GTGAGTGCGTCACCCAAGCCGGCCCCGTCCCCGTCGTTCCTGGGGCGGGCTGGCCCGTTGGTGTTGGCCCGGTTGTTCACCGCCGGGCTGACGCTGTCCATTCCCCTCGTGCTCGCCCGGGTGCTTCGCCTGGACGAGTACGGGACCTACTACCAGCTGTTCCTCATCGCCACGACGCTGTCGTACGTGCTGCCGTTCGGCGTGGCGCAGAGCCTCTACTACTTCCTGCCCCGCGCGGAGGCGAAGCGGCCCTACCTGGGGCACGCGCTGCTCTTCGTCACGGGCGCGGGCATCGTGGCGGCGGGGCTGGTGTGGGCCTTCCTGGGCCACGTGGCGGCCTACTTCAACAACCCCGCGCTGATGGACCACCGCGCGGCGCTGGCGCTCTACACGGCGTTCTTCCTGGGCAGCTACCCGCTGGAGATTTCGCTCACCAGCCAGGGGAAGACGAAGGCGTCCGCGGTGGTGTACCTGGCGTCGGACGCGGTGCGCTCCGGCGTGATGGTGCTGCCTCCGCTCTTGGGCTTCTCCCTGCACGGGATGATGATCGCGGTGGCCTGCTTCGCGGGGCTTCGCTACGTGGCCACGTGGGTGGTGTCGCTGCGCGGGTCCACGGGTCCGCTGGTGGACTGGAAGCTGTTCAAGGAGCAGCTGGTGTACGCGGCGCCGTTCGGTGCCGCGATGTGCCTGGCCATCCCCCAGCAGAACGCGCACATGTACGCGGTGGCGGGCGTGGTGGCCCCCGCGGTGTACGCGCTCTACCGGGTGGGCTGCTTCCAGCTGCCGGTGGTGGACCTGCTCTACACGCCCACCAGCGAGGTGCTGATGGTGCGCCTGGGGGAGCTGGAGCGCGAGGGCCGGCTGGAGGAGGGCGTGGAGGCCTTCCGGGAAGCGGCCGGCAAGCTGGCGTACGTGTTCCTGCCCTTCGCGGCGTTCCTCTTCGCGGCGGCGCCGGAGTTCGTGGGGGCCATGTTCGGCCAGAAGTTCCTGCCCGCGGTCCCCATCTTCCGGGTGAGCGTGATGGGCGTGGTGCTGGCCATCCTCCCCATGGACGGGACGCTCCGGGCCCGGGGGCAGACGCGCGCCATCTTCGCGTCGTACCTGGTGAAGGCGGTGGTGACGGTGCCGCTGCTGTGGTTCGGCGTGAAGCACTTCGGGATGATGGGCGGCATCGCGTCTTGGGCGCTGGCGGAGGTGGTGGGCAAGGGGATGCTGCTCATGCGCGTGCCCCAGGCGCTGTCCACGCCGGAGCGCAAGCTGGGCTTGAAGGACGTCATCCCGTGGCGGGAGCTGGGGCAGGCGTCGCTGGCGGCGGTCGCGGCGGGCGGGAGCATCTTCCTCCTGCGCACCGGCGTGCACGACACGTGGATGAACCTGCCCACGGGCTTCCTGTGGCGGGTGCTGCCGCTGGCGGTGGCGGGGCTGCTCTTCGTCGTGGGGTACGTGGTGGGCCTGTACGCGCAGGGCGTTCGCCCGTGGAGTGCGCTGCAGTCGCTGCGTCCCCGCCGGGCGGTCTGA
- a CDS encoding serine O-acetyltransferase, whose protein sequence is MGFDAMTLYRLAHGLKQRGVPLLPAVLRKAIYYLHSSYIPEDAELGEGTQLGYGGIGVVIHKAAKVGRHVLISQQVTIGGRSGLEGAPVIGDYVRIGAGAKVLGNIHVGDFAVIGANAVVVKDVPSGAVVAGVPAKVIRQDPDPLTTYQREMGLLPARTPPKLTQVPRPSAQASAR, encoded by the coding sequence ATGGGATTCGACGCGATGACGTTGTACCGGCTGGCACATGGTCTCAAGCAGCGCGGGGTGCCGTTGCTGCCGGCGGTGTTGCGCAAGGCCATCTACTACCTCCACAGCTCGTACATCCCCGAGGACGCGGAGCTGGGCGAGGGGACGCAGCTGGGCTACGGCGGCATCGGCGTGGTCATCCACAAGGCGGCGAAGGTGGGCCGCCACGTCCTCATCTCCCAGCAGGTCACCATTGGCGGGCGCTCCGGGCTGGAGGGCGCGCCGGTGATTGGCGACTACGTGCGCATCGGCGCGGGAGCCAAGGTGCTGGGCAACATCCACGTGGGCGACTTCGCGGTGATTGGCGCCAACGCGGTGGTGGTGAAGGACGTGCCCTCGGGTGCGGTGGTGGCGGGCGTGCCGGCGAAGGTCATTCGCCAGGACCCGGATCCGCTCACCACGTACCAGCGTGAGATGGGCCTCCTGCCCGCGCGGACGCCGCCGAAGCTCACCCAGGTTCCCCGGCCCTCCGCGCAGGCTTCCGCGCGCTAG
- a CDS encoding glycosyltransferase family 4 protein, whose translation MRVLLVGDYPPPYGGVAIHVRQLHQFLRDRGVEAKVLDIGKGGRPAPDVLPVQGAAAFGLRLAGFTSAGWTVHLHTSGNNPKAWVLAALVGSMPGPRSPRVITLHSGLIPDYLAESQARRVFARTALAGYARVVAVSPAVRDAVVACGVPAEKVLVHPAFCASQVLPGPVTPEVEAARERRRPLLAMAHHPSPVYGRKQMFRALKLVAETHPGVGLALFGPGTRAEEFIRDARELGVAGFLEDLGELEHAKALGLLSQSDVFIRPTTHDGDSLSVREALALGVPCVASDVCARPEGTRLFKAGDERALAQAVRDALTAGPAKVMAPDAGPVMLDVYAELLPSGMAGAGTVNAA comes from the coding sequence ATGCGCGTGCTGCTCGTCGGGGACTACCCGCCGCCGTACGGGGGCGTGGCCATCCACGTCCGTCAACTCCATCAATTCCTTCGCGACCGCGGGGTCGAGGCGAAGGTGCTCGACATCGGGAAGGGTGGCCGGCCGGCTCCGGACGTCCTCCCCGTGCAAGGCGCCGCCGCCTTCGGCCTGCGGCTCGCGGGATTCACCTCCGCGGGCTGGACGGTCCACCTGCACACCAGCGGCAACAACCCGAAGGCGTGGGTGCTGGCGGCGCTGGTGGGCAGCATGCCCGGGCCTCGTTCGCCGCGCGTCATCACGCTGCACTCGGGGCTGATTCCTGACTACCTGGCGGAGTCGCAGGCCCGGCGCGTGTTCGCGCGCACGGCGCTGGCGGGCTACGCGCGGGTGGTGGCCGTGTCCCCGGCGGTGCGCGACGCGGTGGTCGCGTGCGGTGTGCCGGCGGAGAAGGTCCTGGTGCATCCGGCCTTCTGCGCGTCCCAGGTGCTGCCCGGCCCGGTGACGCCGGAGGTGGAGGCCGCGCGCGAGCGGCGCCGTCCGCTGCTCGCGATGGCGCACCACCCGTCGCCCGTGTACGGGCGCAAGCAGATGTTCCGCGCGTTGAAGCTCGTCGCGGAGACGCACCCGGGCGTGGGCCTGGCGCTGTTCGGCCCGGGCACGCGCGCCGAGGAGTTCATCCGTGACGCGCGTGAGCTGGGCGTGGCGGGCTTCCTGGAGGACCTGGGCGAGCTGGAGCACGCGAAGGCGCTGGGGCTCCTGTCCCAGAGCGACGTCTTCATCCGGCCCACCACGCACGACGGGGACTCCCTCTCCGTGCGCGAGGCGCTGGCGCTGGGCGTGCCGTGCGTGGCCAGCGACGTGTGCGCGCGGCCGGAGGGCACGCGGCTGTTCAAGGCCGGGGACGAGCGGGCGTTGGCGCAGGCGGTGCGCGACGCGCTGACGGCGGGCCCGGCGAAGGTGATGGCCCCGGATGCGGGGCCGGTGATGCTGGACGTGTACGCGGAGTTGCTGCCGTCCGGCATGGCAGGTGCAGGAACCGTGAACGCGGCGTGA